AAAGTTTCTTTTGGTGGAATGGGGCAATTTTTGATAGGCTCGGCTAGCTGGACCTTTATGGTACGAATCATTTCCATTTTTGGCAGTGAAGCTCTGGCCGGCTACACCGTTTCTTTTCGGATCATCATCTTCACAATCCTTCCTTCCTGGGGACTTGCCAATGCTGCCGCGACGCTTGTCGGGCAAAACCTTGGGGCAAATCAACCCGATCGTGCCGAAAAATCAGTCTGGTATGCTGCCTTTTATAATATGGTATTCCTGACAGCCATTTCAGCATTGTTTTTCACCAACGCTTCTTTTTTTGTAGGCCTGTTTTCGCAGGAAGCAGAAGTGATCCGGTATGGCGTAATGAGCCTGAAAATCATTTGCTCAGGCTATATCTTTTTTGCCTACGGAATGGTGGTAAGCCAGGCATTTAACGGAGCCGGCGATACCCGTACACCTACCATCATTAATTTGATTGGATATTGGTTGATACAGATACCGCTGGCTTATGTTTTGTCGGTAACGTTGGCCTGGGGCCCTGTCGGCGTATTTATTGCCATAGCCCTGACGCTGGTTTTTATTGCAGTTATCAGCGTCGCAGTTTTCAGACGGGGAAAATGGAAAGAGGTACTGATTTAATTGGGGTCAATCACATCTTCCATAAAATGAATCACGCCATTTCTCGACTGGAGATTTAAGGAAGTGGTATAAGCATTGTTGTTGATCACAACACCATTGATGAGGGGAGAAATGGTGAGGGTTTTATTGTTCAGATTTGTGTATTCTGTTGGAAGTACCAGCCCCAGTAAGACGCTGCCTGTTATATTGGTATTTAGCATATGGGTCAATACCAGTGCGCGTGCTTGTTCTACCGAAAGATCTTGTGGACCAACAATGCCGGGAACTTTATCGAAATAGGCTTTAAATGCATTATTGTCAGGCACAAAAAAAGTACGTGAAATCCCTTTGGTTGATAAAGTCGTCCTTAACTCTGCACGGTCAATCAATTCTTTCATCGTTGAAAGACCTTCATTCATGTCAATAAAATCCATCATAGTAGGCATAGGGAGCATTCCATCCAGTCCCTGAATATACCCGTTGCCTGTTTCTATATCGGGATCGACGATATTTGCTCTGCGGTTGATCTGAAGCAGGGTTGTCTCCTCAATCTGCATCAGAATAAAGGTCCCGTCAGGCCCCAGATTACAGGGGGTTACAAAATATCCGGTACCAAGATTTTCTGTTTTAACCCGGGTATATTGTACATGATAGGCGAGGATTCCGCTCAGTTCATTTACCGGAATATCAGAGAGGCTGCCGTATTTAAATTCCTCAAGAAAATTGTCCACGGCCGTATTGTTGGGCGCAAAAATCGTAAAAATTGTCGAGGAGTTAAAGAGGCTGTCCAGCCCGCTGATTTCAATTACTTCTACCCATTTGCTGTATTCGGGCTTTGATTTGAGGGTTTCATATAAGCTGGGTAATACGGGATCTTTTTTACATGAGGAAAATAGCCCCGCTGTTAACACCATAAAAATCAGAAAGTATGCTCGTTTCATTTGTTATTTAGTTTAGTCGCAGTATAAACGTAAAAAAATCTGTACATGGATGCCTCCCGGTACAGATTAGCGCTGCAAAACTAAAAAACATTCCACCTAAAAGAGAAAATGATCGCAGAAATCATCGCAAAAAAAATGAGGCGGCCTTTTGGGCCGACCTCCTGCAGCTATGAATCTACCTAATATTTCTTTAGCCATTTAATTTTCCCTTCCCGGAATTGTGGCTTGTGTCCGGGAATCCCTCGTAAGGCAGGTAAGCTGTACCGGTATTGCTCTGCCACACCGGTTTGGACTGTTTTGAAGCTGTATAAAACTGACTTTTACCAATACCGGATTTTCTACCTCTCCACTAAAATAATCCTCAATATTTACCGGGTTGATAAGGTGACCCGTCTCCAGCTCGATCAATACCCTGCATTCCCAGTCCGGAGGAGCCGGAAACATCACGCCACGCATCCGGCATGGAAATGAACGGTCTGCCTGGGTGTTCATATCCCCTGTTTCTGCGTCCGCTCCCGGAATGAACATCTCCGATGATTTTAATTCTCCATCGGGCAGGATCAGCTCTTCCTGCAATGGATTACAGGAAATGATAAACAGAAGCAATAAAAGAATTGATGAATAGAATGTTTTCATATATTGTTTGGTAATTTTGACAGGTTAAATATGTCCATTATGATATTTTCAAAAATACTATTCTGGGAAATAATATAAAATTGTATTTTACGAAAATTCAAACATAATGCATTTTTACAGAAATTTCTTCACATTCCCGCTATGAAAAATACTACTACTCACTCACGTCGAAAATTTCTCAGAAATATGGCTGGTACAGCCCTGGTCGCTTACGGCCACCTGAAAACCCGGGTGATCGAGCCCGCAAGAATGGAGTATAAAACGCCCGAAGGATATAGTGAACACCTCGATCATTTTACCAATTTCTTTTACGCTATTCGTACCGGCGGTTCGGTTGTAGAAGATGCCAGCTTTGGGCTTCGGGCCGCAGGGCCTTCACTGGCGGCCAATATGAGCTATTTTGAAAGGAAACCGATTTTGTGGGATCCTGAAAAAATGGTAGTGAAATAAAGATATTCGTTTATGAAACAATTACTACTAACCCATTTATTTCTTTTCGTATTTACTGCGATTTCTTACGGCCAATTTTCTGTTTCCGGCAAAGTAGTGGATGAAGAAGGTAATCCATTGGTAGGCGCCAGTGTGTTAGCTAATGCCGACCGGGTTGCCGTTTTTGCGGATGAAAATGGCGCGTTTAATATCGATATCAGAGATGAGCGGCTGGATTCTCTGGAACTGTTTTTTTCCTATTACTCTTATAACTCAGAAAGTGTAGTGGTAAAAAATGGTCAGAAAAATATCCTGATTACCCTCAAGCTGAAAGAAAAAAAACTCGATGCAGTCGTCATTACAGCCCTTGGCGTCAAGCGCCAGGAAAAGGAAATTGGCTATTCTACCACCAAAATTGACGGTGATGCCATTGCCCTTTCCAATGCGCCCAACCTGGTAAATGCACTTTCGGGAAAAGCCGCAGGTGTTCAGATTTCCACACCTAATGGTGTCGACGGCGGTACAACCCGGATCACCATCCGGGGAAATAATAATATCAATGCCAGCAATCAGCCTTTAATTGTGGTAGATGGGGTTCCTTTGGAGAATGCGCCCGGACTTGAAAATATCGGTCGGGGTGTTGACTGGGGTTCTGCCATCAATAATATCAATCCCGACGATATTCAGGATATTAATATCCTCAAAGGTCCGACTGCCGCTGCTTTATATGGCGCAAGGGGGGCAAATGGGGTAGTATTGATTACCACTAAAAGAGGGGCAAAACAAAAAGGAATCGGTATTCAATACACGGTCAACTATAAGATGATTCAGCCCTATCGCTATCGGGATGTGCAAAATGTCTATGGAGCCGGCGGGCCGATTGGCCTCACTGAACCGGAGCTTTTCAAAAATTCCGCTGGCGAATTTATGTATCCTGCTTCGGTACATACCAATGACGGGCCTTTTGGAAAATCCACTACCGAACTATTTGGTTTCTATTCAACAGGAGCTTCCTGGGGACCTGAAATGCTTGGGCAGATGGTGAGGTGGTGGGACGGCGAGATGCGGGACTATTCACCTCAGCCCGACAATTTATCGCTCTATTTTCAAAACGGCCATACAACGACTCAAAACGTATCTTTTTCCGGCGGCGGCGAAATGGGATCTGTGCGTTTTTCTTTTTCAAATGCCAGCCATTCTGCCGTAATCCCCAATAGCAATTACGATCAGATTACCGCCAATATCGGCGCGAAGCTCAATATTTCGTCCAAAGTAACAGCTGATTTGAGCCTTTCCTACATCAACTACGAAAGACTTAACAGCCCGACGCTGGGCGATGATAATAATAAGTCATTTGGCAAGGGCATTCTCTATAGCTGGCCGCGCTCTTACAAAGGTTTGGAAAAGGAAATGAATATTCTCCCCAACGGCACCCGCAACAATTACAACGGCCAATATCCTTTTACCTTTACGCCGCCGCATCTTTGGTGGAATACCTACCACCAAAACACCACATTGACCCGAAATAAAGTCATTGGCGCACTGGCCCTGAATTATGAGATTACCGATTGGCTGACTGCTATGGCTCGAATCGGACTGGATTTTAACCTCGACCAGTTTGAAACCCGCAATGATCCGATTGATGCGCTGGGGATTCTGGAAGGGTATTACAGTAATGAATTGACGAGAAATCAGGTCAATAATAATGAATTCCTGATCACAGCTCAAAAGGAAAAAATCCTTGGTTCTGATCTGGATATTCGCTTTTCAGTCGGAGGCACGCAGTGGCAACGGAGACTTTACGGAATAAAAGGCCAAAGCGGGACCTGGGTAAATCCCTGGTTGTTTAACTTCAATAATTATCAGGATCCGCTTTCTGTTCCGATACCTTCGGAGGTCCGTTATGACAAAAATATCAATTCCCTCTATGCGTTCCTGAACCTGGGTTTTAAAGATTATCTTTTTGTCGAATTAACCGGGCGGAATGACTGGTCTTCGGCCCTGCCGGTGGAAAATAATTCTTATTTCTATCCTTCCGTTTCGGGAAGTTTTATCGCCTCGGAGGCGTTTAATTTTTCCAATTATTTCCTCAATTACTTGAAAATCAGGGGTGCATACGCCCAAACCGCTTCGGACACAGATCCTTTTCAGGTAGATTTTGTCTATTCTACCGGAACCTTTGGAAATGCGCAGACGGCAGCTTTGCCAACAACTATTCCCCCGATTGCGCTTCGCCCGCAGCAAGCCAATTCTTACGAGCTGGGGACTTCCATGGGTTTTTGGGAGGATAAATTCAGTCTGGACTTTACCTACTACTATATTCAGTCTTTTGACCAGATTCTCGACGCGCCTTTGCCCGCTTCTTCCGGTGCCAATCAGATTAAAATTAATACCGGAAAGCTGGAAAACAGAGGAATCGAGGCTGCTGTAACAGCGACGATTTTTAAAACGCAGAATAGTTTTTGGCGAACATCCCTGAATATCGCCCGCAACCGAAATTATGTCGTGAGCCTGGGCGACGGAGCTGAAATCCTTGAACTGGCCAATATCTGGGATTTAAATGGCCCGGCAATCGCTGTGAGGGCAGGGGAAGAGTACGGAACCATTATCGGCTACGATTATGTCTATCATGAAAATGGAAAGCCGATTCTCAATGAAGAAGGGACGCATTATTTGATTTCCAATAACCGTGTCCCGATTGGCAATGCATCGCCTGATTTTATCGGCGGCTGGCAAAACCAGATCAGGCTGGGTGATTTTACCTTGCAGACTTTGGTTGACTTCAAATGGGGCGGAGATATTTATGCAGGTTCTTATGTGATTGGTTTACAAACGGGACAAAGCCCTGAGACGCTGATAGAAAGACAGGGCGGCGGGCTTCCCTATACAGATCCCAGTGGTGAAACGCGCAATATCGGCGTCATTTTGGACGGTGTGTATGCCGATGGTACCCCCAATGATAAAGTGGTTCATTATTATTTTAAATACATCCCCAATGCAGGAGGATGGGGGCATTTCCTCTCCAAACCAGGAATCATGGAAAATACCTGGGTGAAAATGCGGGAATTGTCTTTGTCCTATTCCGTTCCGACTACCTTTCTGCAAAAGACAAAAGTTTTCCAGGGATTGAATATCTCGGTGGTAGGGCGTGATTTATTTTATCTCTATACCACCCTTCCTGATCGCATTAACCCGGAAGGAATAAATGGATCGGGCAATGCCCAGGGGCTTGAATGGGCTTCCTATCCAGGGATGCGGTCGGTGAGTTTTCGGGTGCAGGCTAATTTTTGATTTTTGATTTCCCTGCTTTATTCAATGTAAACAAATGAGAAAAAACAATATATATCCATTCTTTATAGCTTGTTGGCTCGTTTTATTGACCTCCTGCGACGCAGGTTTTGAAGATATCAATAAAAATCCTTTTTCTCCAACTACGACCGACATAGGCCCCTTGTTCAATACTGTAGTCAGTTCCTTGCAACTGGGGTGGAATGAGCAGTTTTACATGCATAATGAAAAGCTCTATCAGGTTACACAACAAGCGGCCTTGACTGCGGAGACTTTTCAAAACATCAATATCGGAACCGAAGAAGCCTGGTCGCAATATTATAGCGCGCTGGCACATATTCGGGAGATTGAACGGCGAATGGAAGACTATTCGGGCGATCCGGAAGCGTTGAATAATGTGAAAGCACAGCTAAAAATCATCACGGCTTACAAGACCTTCCGCATGACTGATCTCTTTGGCGATATGCCCTTTTTTGAAGCAGGAAAGGCATTTGAAAGTGTTGATTTTTCCCGTCCGGCTTTTGACAGTCAGGAGGAAATTTATAAGTTTCTGTTAGAAGAGTTAAAATGGTCAGTAGAAAATATCAATCTGGAAGCTAATCCTGTAACAGCTACGGGTGAAGCCTATCTGTCTTTAGGTTCTTTTGATACATTTTTTAGAGGATCCCTTCATGAGTGGGTGAAATTTGCCAATTCACTCCGGCTTCGGCATGCTTTAAGAATGGCAGATAAAGATCCCGCTTTTGCGTTTCCCGTTATCGCAGAAATTATCGAAGGCAAACTGGATCTGATAGATGACGGTCAGGACGTTTTGATGAAACCCGCGGATCAAAACTGGCTGAATCTTAGTGTAAACTGGTCTTTTCGCGAGCACAAAAAACTCCGGATGGGAACGACGGTCTGGAATTGGCTTTCTACCTCTGATGACTCGACGGGCAGTGGTATTTTTGACCCGCGTACGAAGATATTTTTCGACACCAATAATGACGGAAAATGGAAGCCTTTCCCCCAAATCCCTGATCCGACCACTCCACAGTCCGGCGGAATTCCTTACCAGCAACACCGGGATGTCAGCTATGATTTTAAAGGGCAGGGAAATATTTATTCGGCGTTTAACTATTATCTGATCAGAGATGAAAAGGACGTACCCCAGATCATTTTAACGGCGGCAGAGGTGCATTTCATCAAAGCAGAAATTTACCTCCGGGGACTTGGCGTAGCGCAAAATACACCTTTGGCAGAATCTGAATATACCTCCGGCGTAGCAGCTTCGATGAAGTTCTGGCAGGATGTGATGGTAAACTCCGCTATATGGGTCAACAAACCGCCTGTTTTGTCTTCCGGAGAATTGTTTTCCCGCGTCAACCATAATCGCATCAGTATATTTAATCCGGCCAATGATAAACTGCAGCTGATTTACGCCCAACGCTGGCTGGACAGTTTTCGACAGCCCTGGGAAGCATTTTCCCTGTTAAGAAGAACCAATGCCACACCCCGTGAAGGCAATGCCAATCAATTTATGCGATTCAAATATCCGCCTTCTGAAGCCGAGAAAAACCCGCAAAACTGGGCAACCCAGGCCGCGAAGATGGGGGGCGATGAGCATTCCACCAAAGTGTGGTGGATGCCGTAGTAAGAAAGCCA
The Bacteroidia bacterium DNA segment above includes these coding regions:
- a CDS encoding fasciclin domain-containing protein; amino-acid sequence: MKRAYFLIFMVLTAGLFSSCKKDPVLPSLYETLKSKPEYSKWVEVIEISGLDSLFNSSTIFTIFAPNNTAVDNFLEEFKYGSLSDIPVNELSGILAYHVQYTRVKTENLGTGYFVTPCNLGPDGTFILMQIEETTLLQINRRANIVDPDIETGNGYIQGLDGMLPMPTMMDFIDMNEGLSTMKELIDRAELRTTLSTKGISRTFFVPDNNAFKAYFDKVPGIVGPQDLSVEQARALVLTHMLNTNITGSVLLGLVLPTEYTNLNNKTLTISPLINGVVINNNAYTTSLNLQSRNGVIHFMEDVIDPN
- a CDS encoding SusC/RagA family TonB-linked outer membrane protein, whose product is MKQLLLTHLFLFVFTAISYGQFSVSGKVVDEEGNPLVGASVLANADRVAVFADENGAFNIDIRDERLDSLELFFSYYSYNSESVVVKNGQKNILITLKLKEKKLDAVVITALGVKRQEKEIGYSTTKIDGDAIALSNAPNLVNALSGKAAGVQISTPNGVDGGTTRITIRGNNNINASNQPLIVVDGVPLENAPGLENIGRGVDWGSAINNINPDDIQDINILKGPTAAALYGARGANGVVLITTKRGAKQKGIGIQYTVNYKMIQPYRYRDVQNVYGAGGPIGLTEPELFKNSAGEFMYPASVHTNDGPFGKSTTELFGFYSTGASWGPEMLGQMVRWWDGEMRDYSPQPDNLSLYFQNGHTTTQNVSFSGGGEMGSVRFSFSNASHSAVIPNSNYDQITANIGAKLNISSKVTADLSLSYINYERLNSPTLGDDNNKSFGKGILYSWPRSYKGLEKEMNILPNGTRNNYNGQYPFTFTPPHLWWNTYHQNTTLTRNKVIGALALNYEITDWLTAMARIGLDFNLDQFETRNDPIDALGILEGYYSNELTRNQVNNNEFLITAQKEKILGSDLDIRFSVGGTQWQRRLYGIKGQSGTWVNPWLFNFNNYQDPLSVPIPSEVRYDKNINSLYAFLNLGFKDYLFVELTGRNDWSSALPVENNSYFYPSVSGSFIASEAFNFSNYFLNYLKIRGAYAQTASDTDPFQVDFVYSTGTFGNAQTAALPTTIPPIALRPQQANSYELGTSMGFWEDKFSLDFTYYYIQSFDQILDAPLPASSGANQIKINTGKLENRGIEAAVTATIFKTQNSFWRTSLNIARNRNYVVSLGDGAEILELANIWDLNGPAIAVRAGEEYGTIIGYDYVYHENGKPILNEEGTHYLISNNRVPIGNASPDFIGGWQNQIRLGDFTLQTLVDFKWGGDIYAGSYVIGLQTGQSPETLIERQGGGLPYTDPSGETRNIGVILDGVYADGTPNDKVVHYYFKYIPNAGGWGHFLSKPGIMENTWVKMRELSLSYSVPTTFLQKTKVFQGLNISVVGRDLFYLYTTLPDRINPEGINGSGNAQGLEWASYPGMRSVSFRVQANF
- a CDS encoding SusD/RagB family nutrient-binding outer membrane lipoprotein yields the protein MRKNNIYPFFIACWLVLLTSCDAGFEDINKNPFSPTTTDIGPLFNTVVSSLQLGWNEQFYMHNEKLYQVTQQAALTAETFQNINIGTEEAWSQYYSALAHIREIERRMEDYSGDPEALNNVKAQLKIITAYKTFRMTDLFGDMPFFEAGKAFESVDFSRPAFDSQEEIYKFLLEELKWSVENINLEANPVTATGEAYLSLGSFDTFFRGSLHEWVKFANSLRLRHALRMADKDPAFAFPVIAEIIEGKLDLIDDGQDVLMKPADQNWLNLSVNWSFREHKKLRMGTTVWNWLSTSDDSTGSGIFDPRTKIFFDTNNDGKWKPFPQIPDPTTPQSGGIPYQQHRDVSYDFKGQGNIYSAFNYYLIRDEKDVPQIILTAAEVHFIKAEIYLRGLGVAQNTPLAESEYTSGVAASMKFWQDVMVNSAIWVNKPPVLSSGELFSRVNHNRISIFNPANDKLQLIYAQRWLDSFRQPWEAFSLLRRTNATPREGNANQFMRFKYPPSEAEKNPQNWATQAAKMGGDEHSTKVWWMP